Proteins found in one Micromonospora sp. WMMD1082 genomic segment:
- a CDS encoding [protein-PII] uridylyltransferase, which yields MTSLTSRTAPEPPGSAGLLVNEVVGVPAGIGATARQARAAAYDAWLARLLPARPGVALIAVGGLGRRQCAPYGDLDLVLVHAGVPGIDELAAALWYPVWDAGLRLDHSVRTVAEALSVAQDDVKVALGLLDARLVAGDPELADTLVRSATDHWRRTAVRQLAPLRESTAARWRAHGELAFLLEGDLKEAAGGLRDVGILRAIATAGITDALRPAVHAAHLRLLDTRDALHQQAGRRIDRLLAQERDGAAALLGLRQSAPDVVPTETPDTAPPEAARAALPTGRTGNGAALRPGGDGDALLRRVAGDARTVSHALDDAFRAADRLRSGRRRGADGRPVRRPVARDVVEHDGELVLARTAIGARPDASLSLRVAAAAAATGLPIARATCEWLAAYCPPMPTPWPTEARSALTTLLGAGAGLIPAWETCDRYGLIDRWLPEWTRLRSLPQHNPVHRFTLDRHLVQTAFEASQHTRDVDRPDLLLLGAFLHDIGKGLPGEDGHGPGAAPADHSIIGAPIAEAMAARIGLPAPEAALIGTLVRLHLLLPEVATRRDLSDPITIARVADAVGDVTTLDLLYALVRADAAATGPAAWSDWKGRLVAELVARVRTTLDTGDVPAPPAPDPALVAGPLPVVHLTGDRVAVAAADRRGLLATVAGCLALHRLEVLAADASTVEGRALVECRVQPRYGLPPDPVALSADLRRAVRGDVSVTQRLRGRALAARGAGAQPRVVWHRDAATDAVLLELRAADAAGLLYRVTSALDAAGAQVRAARIATLGGDVVDAFYLVGPWPADPERDRLEAAVLAAV from the coding sequence ATGACCTCGTTGACCAGCAGGACAGCCCCGGAACCCCCCGGCAGTGCTGGCCTCCTGGTCAACGAGGTCGTCGGCGTACCGGCCGGGATCGGCGCCACGGCGCGCCAGGCCCGGGCCGCCGCGTACGACGCCTGGCTGGCCCGGTTGCTGCCGGCCCGGCCGGGCGTCGCGCTGATCGCGGTCGGCGGCCTGGGCCGGCGGCAGTGCGCGCCCTACGGCGATCTCGACCTGGTGCTGGTGCACGCCGGGGTGCCCGGGATCGACGAGCTGGCCGCCGCGCTCTGGTATCCGGTCTGGGACGCCGGGCTACGTCTCGACCACTCGGTCCGCACCGTCGCCGAGGCGCTGTCGGTCGCCCAGGACGACGTCAAGGTGGCGCTCGGGCTGCTCGACGCCCGGCTCGTCGCCGGTGACCCCGAACTCGCCGACACGCTGGTGCGCAGCGCCACCGACCACTGGCGGCGCACCGCCGTACGCCAGCTCGCTCCGCTGCGGGAGAGCACCGCCGCCCGCTGGCGGGCCCACGGCGAACTGGCCTTCCTGCTGGAAGGCGATCTCAAGGAGGCGGCCGGGGGCCTGCGCGACGTCGGCATCCTGCGGGCCATCGCCACCGCCGGGATCACCGACGCGCTGCGTCCCGCCGTCCACGCCGCGCACCTGCGGCTGCTGGACACCCGCGACGCGCTGCACCAGCAGGCCGGCCGGCGGATCGACCGGCTGCTCGCCCAGGAACGCGACGGGGCGGCCGCGCTGCTCGGCCTGCGGCAGTCCGCGCCGGACGTCGTGCCAACGGAAACGCCGGACACCGCGCCACCGGAAGCGGCGCGGGCCGCGCTGCCGACCGGACGGACGGGCAACGGTGCCGCGCTGCGGCCGGGCGGGGACGGTGACGCCCTGTTGCGCCGGGTCGCCGGTGACGCCCGTACCGTCAGTCACGCCCTCGACGACGCCTTCCGGGCCGCCGACCGGCTGCGTTCCGGCCGCCGCCGGGGCGCCGACGGCCGGCCGGTGCGCCGCCCGGTCGCCCGCGACGTGGTCGAGCACGACGGCGAGTTGGTGCTGGCCCGCACTGCCATCGGCGCTCGCCCCGACGCCAGCCTCTCGCTGCGGGTCGCTGCCGCCGCGGCGGCCACCGGGCTGCCGATCGCCCGAGCGACCTGCGAGTGGCTGGCCGCCTACTGCCCGCCGATGCCGACGCCCTGGCCGACCGAGGCACGGTCCGCCCTGACCACGCTGCTGGGCGCCGGCGCGGGGCTGATCCCCGCCTGGGAGACCTGCGACCGGTACGGGCTGATCGACCGGTGGCTGCCGGAGTGGACCCGGCTGCGCAGCCTGCCCCAGCACAACCCGGTGCACCGGTTCACCCTCGACCGGCACCTGGTGCAGACCGCCTTCGAGGCCAGCCAGCACACCCGCGACGTGGACCGCCCCGACCTGCTGCTGCTCGGCGCGTTCCTGCACGACATCGGCAAGGGCCTACCGGGCGAGGACGGGCACGGCCCCGGTGCCGCCCCGGCGGATCACTCGATCATCGGCGCGCCGATCGCCGAGGCGATGGCGGCCCGGATCGGCCTGCCGGCGCCGGAGGCGGCGCTCATCGGCACGCTGGTCCGGCTGCACCTGCTGCTGCCCGAGGTGGCCACCCGGCGGGACCTCTCCGATCCGATCACCATCGCCCGGGTGGCCGACGCGGTCGGCGACGTGACCACCCTCGACCTGCTGTACGCGCTGGTCCGCGCCGATGCCGCCGCCACCGGGCCGGCTGCCTGGTCGGACTGGAAGGGGCGGCTGGTCGCCGAGCTGGTCGCCCGGGTCCGCACCACGCTCGACACCGGCGACGTGCCCGCGCCGCCGGCACCGGATCCGGCGCTGGTGGCGGGGCCGCTGCCGGTCGTACACCTCACCGGGGACCGGGTGGCGGTGGCCGCGGCCGACCGGCGGGGCCTGCTCGCGACGGTGGCCGGGTGCCTGGCGCTGCACCGGCTGGAGGTGCTCGCCGCGGACGCCTCGACGGTGGAGGGCCGGGCCCTGGTCGAGTGTCGGGTACAGCCGCGCTACGGGCTGCCACCGGATCCGGTGGCGCTCAGCGCGGATCTGCGCCGGGCGGTACGCGGCGACGTGTCGGTGACGCAGCGGTTACGCGGGCGGGCCCTGGCCGCACGGGGGGCCGGGGCCCAGCCGCGGGTGGTCTGGCATCGGGACGCCGCCACCGACGCGGTGCTGTTGGAACTGCGTGCCGCCGATGCCGCCGGCCTGCTCTACCGGGTGACCAGCGCGCTGGACGCGGCCGGCGCCCAGGTGCGGGCGGCCCGGATCGCCACGCTCGGCGGGGACGTGGTGGACGCCTTCTACCTCGTCGGCCCCTGGCCCGCCGACCCCGAACGTGACCGCCTGGAGGCGGCCGTTCTCGCCGCCGTGTGA
- a CDS encoding P-II family nitrogen regulator, with protein MKLVTAVIKPHQLDAVKEALHTLGVAGLTVSEVQGYGRQKGHTEVYRGAEYTVEFLPKIRVEVLTDELDVEKIVDAVVGAARTGKIGDGKVWVTGVEEVVRVRTGERGLDAL; from the coding sequence ATGAAGCTGGTGACCGCGGTCATCAAGCCGCACCAGTTGGACGCCGTCAAGGAGGCCCTGCACACGCTGGGCGTGGCCGGGCTGACCGTGAGCGAGGTCCAGGGCTACGGGCGGCAGAAGGGCCACACCGAGGTCTACCGGGGCGCCGAGTACACCGTCGAGTTCCTGCCCAAGATCCGGGTCGAGGTGCTCACCGACGAGCTCGACGTCGAGAAGATCGTCGACGCCGTCGTCGGCGCCGCCCGGACGGGCAAGATCGGTGACGGCAAGGTCTGGGTGACCGGTGTCGAGGAGGTCGTCCGGGTTCGCACGGGCGAGCGTGGCCTGGACGCCCTGTAG
- a CDS encoding ammonium transporter → MPELDSGATAWILTSAALVLLMTPGLALFYGGMTRSKSVLNMMMMSFGAIGLVSLLWVFYGYSIAFGDDIGGITGDLSAAGLRGMLESGTEGGIPDLLFAGFQLMFAVITVALISGAIADRAKFGPWLLFAGLWATLVYFPVAHWVWGGGWIGELGVLDFAGGTAVHINAGAAALALALVLGRRVGWPKDKFKPHNLPMVLLGAALLWFGWFGFNAGSAGAADGIAAVSLINTQVATAAAVLGWVVVEWIRDGKPTTLGAASGAIAGLVGITPACAFLEPLGAIALGVIAGAVCALAVGLKYRFKYDDSLDVVAVHMVGGIIGSLLIGFLAIEVLAGEGNDGLLYGGGIELLGLQAVGVIAVLVYSFVVAYIIGFAIEKTIGFRASADVEVEGIDNAEHAESGYDFSSTGGGGAFAAAGIAPSGTPKTEPTEPVSEKVAG, encoded by the coding sequence GTGCCGGAGCTAGATTCTGGTGCCACCGCCTGGATTTTGACTTCTGCCGCGCTGGTGTTGCTCATGACGCCCGGCCTGGCGCTGTTCTACGGCGGCATGACGCGATCCAAGTCCGTGCTCAACATGATGATGATGAGCTTCGGCGCGATCGGCCTGGTCAGCCTGTTGTGGGTGTTCTACGGCTACAGCATCGCGTTCGGCGACGACATCGGCGGGATCACCGGTGATCTCTCCGCCGCCGGACTGCGCGGCATGTTGGAGAGCGGCACCGAGGGCGGCATCCCCGACCTCCTGTTCGCCGGTTTCCAGCTGATGTTCGCCGTGATCACCGTCGCGCTGATCAGTGGCGCGATCGCCGACCGGGCCAAGTTCGGCCCGTGGCTGCTCTTCGCCGGCCTCTGGGCCACCCTGGTCTACTTCCCGGTCGCGCACTGGGTCTGGGGCGGCGGCTGGATCGGTGAGCTGGGCGTGCTCGACTTCGCCGGTGGCACCGCGGTGCACATCAACGCCGGCGCCGCGGCGCTGGCCCTGGCACTGGTGCTCGGCCGCCGGGTCGGCTGGCCGAAGGACAAGTTCAAGCCGCACAACCTGCCGATGGTGCTGCTGGGTGCGGCGCTGCTGTGGTTCGGCTGGTTCGGTTTCAACGCCGGCTCGGCCGGTGCGGCCGACGGCATCGCCGCCGTCTCGCTGATCAACACCCAGGTCGCCACCGCCGCCGCGGTGCTCGGCTGGGTCGTGGTCGAGTGGATTCGCGACGGCAAGCCGACCACCCTCGGCGCGGCCTCCGGCGCGATCGCCGGTCTGGTCGGCATCACCCCCGCCTGTGCGTTCCTGGAGCCGCTGGGTGCGATCGCCCTGGGCGTGATCGCCGGTGCGGTCTGCGCGCTCGCGGTGGGCCTAAAGTACCGGTTCAAGTACGACGACTCGCTCGACGTGGTGGCCGTGCACATGGTCGGCGGCATCATCGGCTCGCTGCTCATCGGCTTCCTGGCCATCGAGGTGCTGGCCGGTGAGGGCAACGACGGTCTGCTCTACGGCGGCGGCATCGAGCTGCTGGGCCTGCAGGCGGTCGGCGTCATCGCGGTGCTGGTCTACTCGTTCGTGGTCGCGTACATCATCGGCTTCGCGATCGAGAAGACCATCGGCTTCCGGGCCAGCGCCGACGTCGAGGTCGAGGGCATCGACAACGCCGAGCACGCGGAGAGCGGGTACGACTTCAGCTCCACGGGTGGTGGCGGTGCGTTCGCCGCCGCGGGCATCGCTCCTTCGGGTACGCCGAAGACGGAGCCCACCGAACCGGTAAGCGAGAAGGTCGCCGGCTAA
- a CDS encoding aminoglycoside phosphotransferase family protein, translated as MTRDDRAYAGWRDPSHPSQRLGRPYVTSQEIPLHGGNVSTVVRVGDTVRRNAGPWTPSVHALLRHLEYVGFTGAPRALGMDERNREVLSYLEGECGEYPLAAHWVTDEALVTVATMLRMFHDAQYGFAPPPQAVWRSFGPPPPDTEVICHHDAAPHNVIWRPDGTLGLIDFDLASPGARIYDVAYAAWTWVPIFSDRDSITLGWKHPDRPRRLRLFADAYGLIPRDRHRLIRTIRKRIVDHVEGIRRMAAAGEPAFVRIVHKGHLRRPMRDLRLLDYERHALEYALR; from the coding sequence GTGACCAGAGACGATCGCGCGTACGCGGGCTGGCGAGACCCGAGCCACCCGTCGCAGCGCCTCGGGAGACCGTACGTGACTTCGCAGGAGATCCCCCTGCACGGCGGGAACGTCAGCACCGTGGTGCGGGTGGGCGACACGGTGCGGCGCAACGCCGGACCGTGGACCCCGTCGGTGCACGCGCTGCTGCGCCACCTGGAGTACGTCGGGTTCACCGGTGCCCCCCGTGCCCTCGGCATGGACGAGCGCAACCGGGAGGTGTTGTCGTACCTGGAGGGGGAGTGCGGGGAGTACCCGCTGGCCGCCCACTGGGTCACCGACGAGGCGCTGGTCACCGTCGCCACCATGCTGCGGATGTTCCACGACGCCCAGTACGGTTTCGCCCCGCCGCCGCAGGCGGTGTGGCGCTCGTTCGGTCCACCACCGCCGGACACCGAGGTGATCTGCCACCACGACGCCGCGCCGCACAATGTGATCTGGCGGCCGGACGGGACGCTGGGCCTGATCGACTTCGATCTGGCCTCGCCCGGCGCCCGGATCTACGACGTGGCGTACGCGGCGTGGACCTGGGTGCCGATTTTCTCCGACCGGGATTCGATCACCCTCGGGTGGAAGCATCCTGACCGGCCGCGCCGGCTGCGGCTCTTCGCCGACGCGTACGGGCTGATTCCGCGCGACCGGCACCGGCTGATCCGGACCATCCGCAAGCGGATCGTCGACCACGTCGAGGGCATCCGCCGGATGGCCGCCGCCGGGGAGCCGGCCTTTGTCCGGATCGTGCACAAGGGCCATCTGCGACGGCCGATGCGGGACCTGCGGCTGCTCGACTACGAGCGGCACGCCCTCGAGTACGCCCTGCGCTGA
- the ftsY gene encoding signal recognition particle-docking protein FtsY: MTEYLLIALALLGVLILGGIGLVVPRLRRRSGPPLPRTEVDTRAEEDLAGPPVQAPEADLSTGVLVEPPPVVEAPAPTVEVPEPTAGRLVRLRSRLSRSQNVFGKGLLGLLSRDRLDEDVWEEIEDSLISADVGVEATREIVDRLQERTRVLGTRTVAELRTLLAVELVNALDPGLDRALHTAPKEGVPAVLLVVGVNGAGKTTTCGKIARVLIADGRSVLLGAADTFRAAAADQLQTWAGRVGAETVRGPEGADPASVAFDAVKRGIETGVDTVLVDTAGRLQNKVGLMDELGKVKRVVSKHGPIDETLLVLDATTGQNGLEQARVFTEVVNVTGVVLTKLDGTAKGGIVIAVQRKLGIPVKLVGLGEGPDDLAPFDPAQFVDALLGTDASGQTA, encoded by the coding sequence ATGACGGAATACCTCCTCATCGCTCTCGCCCTGCTCGGCGTGCTGATCCTCGGCGGCATCGGGCTGGTCGTGCCGCGGCTGCGTCGACGGTCGGGGCCGCCGCTGCCGCGTACGGAGGTCGACACCCGGGCGGAGGAGGACCTCGCCGGGCCTCCGGTGCAGGCACCGGAGGCGGACCTGTCCACCGGTGTCCTGGTCGAGCCGCCGCCGGTCGTCGAGGCGCCGGCACCGACCGTCGAGGTGCCCGAGCCGACCGCCGGCCGGCTGGTGCGGCTACGGTCCCGGCTGTCCCGTTCCCAGAACGTCTTCGGCAAGGGCCTGCTCGGCCTGCTCAGCCGCGACCGGCTCGACGAGGACGTCTGGGAGGAGATCGAGGACAGCCTGATCAGCGCCGACGTGGGAGTCGAGGCCACCCGGGAGATCGTCGACCGCCTCCAGGAGCGCACCCGGGTGCTGGGCACCCGGACGGTTGCCGAACTGCGTACCCTGCTCGCCGTCGAGTTGGTCAACGCGCTCGACCCGGGGCTGGACCGCGCCCTGCACACCGCGCCGAAGGAGGGCGTGCCGGCGGTGCTGCTGGTGGTCGGCGTCAACGGCGCGGGCAAGACCACCACCTGCGGCAAGATCGCCCGCGTGCTCATCGCGGACGGGCGCAGCGTGCTGCTCGGCGCCGCCGACACGTTCCGGGCCGCCGCCGCCGACCAGCTGCAGACCTGGGCCGGGCGGGTCGGCGCCGAGACGGTCCGTGGCCCGGAGGGTGCCGACCCAGCCAGCGTCGCCTTCGACGCGGTCAAGCGGGGCATCGAGACCGGCGTCGACACCGTCCTCGTCGACACCGCCGGCCGGCTGCAGAACAAGGTCGGCCTGATGGACGAGCTGGGCAAGGTCAAGCGGGTGGTGTCCAAGCACGGCCCGATCGACGAGACACTGCTGGTGCTCGACGCCACCACCGGCCAGAACGGCCTGGAGCAGGCCCGCGTCTTCACCGAGGTGGTCAACGTCACCGGGGTGGTGCTCACCAAGCTCGACGGCACCGCCAAGGGCGGCATCGTGATCGCGGTACAGCGCAAGCTCGGCATCCCGGTGAAGCTGGTCGGTCTCGGCGAGGGCCCGGACGACCTGGCGCCGTTCGACCCGGCGCAGTTCGTCGATGCGTTGCTCGGGACGGACGCCTCCGGACAGACCGCGTAA
- a CDS encoding alkaline phosphatase D family protein: MPAELLIGPLLRRVVGTRATVWVETTAPAVVTVRTSDGAAGTARTFTAYDHHYALVVVDGLTPDSATSYEVRVDGEVAWPLPDSRFPPSVIRTRAADDRDQPVRLLFGSCRETTQHATTRKLPPDALDAYTRRVLADPDPAALPDLVLLLGDQVYADETSPTMRRLLRRRHRRPAGSPRDQVVSFDEYTKLYLESWSDPEIRWLFSTVPSVMIFDDHEIIDDWNTSASWRAEMRRQPWWAERIASGLASYWVYQHLGNLSPDEIAADPVFARVSAAGDATEVLREFGERVDTGVGGYQWSYALDLGRTRLVMLDNRCSRVLLPGHRAMLPPGEWSWFVDRVHGDYDHLVVGSSLPWLLPPGIHHVEAWNEKLADSARPWVAGLAERLRRGLDLEHWGAFRRSFDALATLFARIGAGAPGTPDDRKGAGPAYPPPASINVLSGDVHHSYVARVRFADRAVRTPVHQLTCSPIHNQVPAGMRPLMRLGWARGPAGAARALARTAGVRRPLVKWRKLAGPYFGNAVATLTHAGRGAEVVIEGTTDDGHLREVARHRLTPTPKEGPPVDASRRIAAPS, translated from the coding sequence ATGCCCGCCGAGTTGCTCATCGGTCCCCTGCTGCGCCGGGTCGTCGGCACGCGGGCCACCGTGTGGGTCGAGACCACGGCGCCGGCGGTGGTCACCGTCCGCACGAGCGACGGCGCCGCCGGCACCGCGCGCACCTTCACCGCGTACGACCACCACTACGCGCTGGTGGTGGTCGACGGGCTGACCCCGGACAGCGCCACCAGCTACGAGGTGCGGGTCGACGGCGAGGTGGCCTGGCCGCTGCCGGACAGCCGCTTCCCGCCCAGCGTGATCCGTACCCGCGCCGCCGACGACCGGGATCAGCCGGTCCGCCTGCTCTTCGGGTCCTGCCGGGAGACCACGCAGCACGCCACCACCCGCAAGCTGCCGCCGGACGCGCTCGACGCGTACACCCGCCGGGTGCTGGCCGACCCCGACCCGGCGGCCCTGCCCGACCTGGTGCTGCTCCTCGGCGACCAGGTCTACGCCGACGAGACCTCGCCCACCATGCGGCGCCTGCTGCGCCGCCGGCACCGGCGCCCGGCGGGCTCCCCCCGCGACCAGGTGGTCAGCTTCGACGAGTACACCAAGCTCTACCTGGAGTCCTGGAGCGACCCGGAGATCCGCTGGCTCTTCTCCACCGTGCCGAGCGTGATGATCTTCGACGATCACGAGATCATCGACGACTGGAACACCTCGGCCTCCTGGCGGGCCGAGATGCGCCGGCAGCCCTGGTGGGCCGAGCGGATCGCCAGCGGCCTGGCCTCCTACTGGGTGTACCAGCACCTGGGCAACCTCTCCCCGGACGAGATCGCCGCCGACCCCGTCTTCGCCCGGGTGAGCGCGGCCGGAGATGCCACGGAGGTGCTGCGCGAGTTCGGCGAGCGGGTCGACACCGGGGTCGGCGGTTACCAGTGGAGCTACGCGCTCGACCTGGGCCGCACCCGGCTGGTGATGCTGGACAACCGGTGCAGCCGGGTGCTGCTGCCGGGCCACCGGGCGATGCTGCCACCCGGCGAGTGGTCGTGGTTCGTCGACCGCGTCCACGGCGACTACGACCACCTGGTGGTCGGCTCCTCGCTGCCCTGGCTGCTGCCGCCCGGCATCCACCATGTCGAGGCGTGGAACGAGAAGCTGGCCGACTCGGCCCGGCCCTGGGTCGCCGGGCTGGCCGAACGGCTGCGCCGCGGCCTCGACCTGGAGCACTGGGGCGCCTTCCGCCGCTCGTTCGACGCCCTCGCCACGCTGTTCGCCCGGATCGGCGCCGGCGCACCCGGCACACCCGACGACCGCAAGGGCGCCGGCCCGGCGTACCCGCCACCGGCGTCGATCAACGTCCTCTCCGGCGACGTGCACCACTCCTACGTGGCCCGGGTCCGCTTCGCCGACCGCGCCGTACGCACCCCCGTACACCAGCTCACCTGCTCGCCGATCCACAACCAGGTGCCCGCCGGGATGCGCCCGCTGATGCGGCTCGGCTGGGCCCGCGGGCCGGCCGGGGCGGCCCGGGCACTGGCCCGCACCGCCGGGGTGCGCCGGCCCCTGGTGAAGTGGCGCAAGCTGGCCGGACCGTACTTCGGCAACGCGGTGGCGACCCTCACCCACGCCGGCCGGGGCGCCGAGGTGGTCATCGAGGGCACCACCGACGACGGTCACCTGCGCGAGGTGGCCCGGCACCGACTCACCCCGACACCGAAGGAAGGGCCCCCGGTTGACGCCTCGCGTCGTATAGCGGCGCCCTCCTGA
- a CDS encoding DinB family protein, which yields MTWRAPEITRAAEPYVGDERTILAGWLDYHRQTLLHKCAGLTADQLRTASVEPSGLTLLGLVRHLAEVETWWFRENFAGEQVDYPFYTEANPDADFDVSDADAEADFATYHREVELARAAVVGRSLDETFTEVGPKRRTFNLRWVYGHMIEEYARHNGHADLIRERIDGATGE from the coding sequence ATGACCTGGAGAGCACCGGAGATCACCCGGGCCGCCGAGCCCTACGTCGGCGACGAGCGCACCATCCTGGCGGGTTGGCTCGACTACCACCGGCAGACCCTGCTGCACAAGTGCGCGGGCCTCACCGCCGACCAGTTGCGGACCGCGAGCGTCGAGCCGTCCGGGCTCACCCTGCTCGGCCTGGTCCGGCACCTGGCCGAGGTGGAGACCTGGTGGTTCCGGGAGAACTTCGCCGGCGAGCAGGTCGACTATCCGTTCTACACCGAGGCGAATCCGGACGCCGACTTCGACGTCAGCGACGCCGACGCCGAGGCCGACTTCGCCACCTACCACCGGGAGGTGGAGCTGGCCCGGGCCGCCGTCGTCGGCCGCTCGCTCGACGAGACGTTCACCGAGGTCGGCCCGAAGCGCCGGACGTTCAACCTGCGCTGGGTCTACGGCCACATGATCGAGGAGTACGCACGCCACAACGGGCACGCCGACCTCATCCGCGAACGTATCGACGGCGCCACCGGCGAGTGA
- a CDS encoding HAD-IA family hydrolase produces the protein MARERATALLVDFDGVLRRWNPAVAAGVEREYGLSSGVLGDIAMQWERLQPVLTGQVSHADWMTSVADALAPSVGDAERARAAVRQWQRYRGEVDPDVLTFVRQVRVAGIRVGLGTNATDLLDEDLAALDLTDELDVVVNSSVIGVHKPAPEYFRAACEALETSPARVLFVDDEDRAISGARAAGLSAYRWTGPTDLPYLRAALAA, from the coding sequence GTGGCTCGGGAACGCGCGACGGCGCTCCTGGTGGACTTCGACGGCGTACTGCGTCGCTGGAACCCGGCGGTCGCCGCCGGGGTGGAGCGCGAGTACGGCCTCTCCTCCGGCGTGCTCGGCGACATCGCCATGCAGTGGGAGCGGCTGCAACCGGTGCTCACCGGCCAGGTCAGCCACGCCGACTGGATGACCAGCGTGGCGGACGCGCTCGCCCCGTCGGTGGGTGACGCCGAGCGGGCCCGCGCGGCGGTGCGGCAGTGGCAGCGCTATCGCGGTGAGGTCGACCCCGACGTGCTGACGTTCGTCCGCCAGGTGCGGGTCGCCGGCATCCGGGTCGGCCTCGGCACCAACGCCACCGACCTGCTCGACGAGGATCTGGCCGCGCTCGACCTGACCGACGAGCTGGACGTCGTGGTCAACTCCTCGGTCATCGGCGTGCACAAGCCGGCGCCGGAGTACTTCCGGGCCGCCTGCGAGGCGCTGGAGACCTCGCCGGCCCGGGTGCTCTTCGTCGACGACGAGGATCGCGCGATCAGCGGGGCCCGGGCGGCCGGCCTCTCCGCCTACCGCTGGACCGGCCCCACCGACCTCCCCTACCTCCGGGCGGCGCTGGCGGCCTGA